In a genomic window of Myotis daubentonii chromosome 18, mMyoDau2.1, whole genome shotgun sequence:
- the HSD3B2 gene encoding 3 beta-hydroxysteroid dehydrogenase/Delta 5-->4-isomerase type 2, whose product MAGWSCLVTGAGGFLGQRIIRLLVEEKELQEIRALDKVFRPELREEFSKLQSQSKLTLLEGDILDEQFMKRACQGTSAVIHAASVIDVFNVIPRETIMNVNLKGTQILLEACAQASVPVFIYTSTIEVAGPNSYREVIQNASEDQPLETTWSAAYPYSKKLAEKAVLAANGWALKNGGTLYTCALRPMYIYGEGSPFLYGFIDHALKNNGILPHNSKLSIVNPVYVGNVAWAHILALRALRDPEKAANIRGQFYYIADDTPHQSYDHLNYTLSKEWGFCLDSRMSLPVLPKYWLGFLLEIVSFLLSPIYRYQPPFNRHTVTLLNSVFTFSYKKAQQDLGYQPLFSWEKAKQKTMEWVGSLVERHKEATRTKTR is encoded by the exons ATGGCTGGGTGGAGCTGCCTCGTGACGGGCGCAGGAGGCTTCCTGGGGCAGAGGATCATCCGCTTGTTGGTGGAGGAGAAAGAGCTGCAGGAGATCCGGGCGCTGGACAAAGTCTTCAGACCGGAATTGCGGGAGGAATTTTCTA AGCTCCAGAGCCAGAGCAAGCTGACCTTGCTGGAAGGAGACATTCTGGATGAACAGTTCATGAAGAGAGCCTGCCAGGGCACCTCGGCTGTCATTCACGCCGCCTCTGTCATTGACGTCTTCAATGTCATTCCGAGAGAGACCATCATGAATGTCAACCTGAAAG GTACCCAGATCCTGCTGGAGGCCTGTGCCCAGGCCAGTGTGCCCGTCTTCATTTACACCAGCACCATAGAGGTGGCCGGGCCCAACTCCTACCGGGAGGTCATCCAGAACGCCTCTGAAGACCAGCCTCTGGAAACCACGTGGTCGGCTGCATACCCGTACAGCAAGAAGCTTGCCGAGAAGGCTGTGCTGGCCGCGAATGGGTGGGCTCTTAAAAATGGTGGCACCTTGTACACGTGTGCCTTAAGGCCCATGTATATCTACGGGGAAGGAAGCCCCTTCCTTTATGGCTTTATTGATCACGCCCTGAAGAACAATGGCATCCTGCCACACAACAGCAAGCTCTCCATCGTCAACCCCGTGTATGTTGGCAACGTGGCCTGGGCCCACATTCTGGCTCTGAGGGCCCTGCGGGACCCTGAGAAAGCCGCAAACATCCGAGGACAGTTCTACTACATCGCAGATGACACGCCGCACCAGAGCTACGACCACCTCAACTACACTCTGAGCAAAGAATGGGGCTTCTGTCTGGATTCCCGGATGAGCCTGCCTGTCTTGCCCAAGTACTGGCTGGGCTTCCTGCTGGAAATAGTGAGCTTCCTGCTCAGTCCCATTTACAGGTATCAACCCCCCTTCAACCGCCACACGGTCACCTTGTTAAACAGCGTCTTCACCTTCTCCTACAAGAAAGCTCAGCAAGATCTGGGGTACCAGCCTCTCTTCAGCTGGGAGAAAGCCAAGCAGAAAACCATGGAGTGGGTTGGCTCCCTGGTGGAGCGGCACAAGGAAGCCACGAGAACCAAGACTCGCTGA